The following are from one region of the Luteimonas sp. MC1572 genome:
- the argC gene encoding N-acetyl-gamma-glutamyl-phosphate reductase: MVKSVGIVGARGHTGAELIRLLAAHPGFELAFVSSRELDGQPVSAHVPEYRGDLRYANIAHESLGGYAVDACVLALPNGKSDACVAGLAGEGADPVIVDLSADHRFDDAWYYGLPELTRSTYAGQRRIANPGCYASAMQFAIAPMLDELEGAVQCFGVSGFSGAGTSPSDRNDPGKLRDNLMPYALVDHLHEREVTRHLGAPVEFMPHVAPHFRGITLTANLHLRTPVTLDTVRARYHARYAGEPLLRVVDEAPWVSAIAGRHGVEVGGFTLSADGRRLVVVATLDNLLKGAATQALQNLNLAFGYPETQGIPLD, encoded by the coding sequence ATGGTTAAGTCGGTCGGCATCGTCGGCGCGCGCGGCCATACCGGCGCCGAACTCATCCGCCTGCTCGCCGCGCACCCCGGCTTCGAGCTCGCGTTCGTGTCCTCGCGCGAACTCGACGGCCAGCCGGTGTCGGCGCACGTGCCCGAGTACCGCGGCGACTTGCGCTACGCCAACATCGCGCATGAGTCGCTTGGCGGGTACGCCGTCGATGCCTGCGTGCTGGCGCTGCCCAACGGCAAATCGGATGCCTGCGTCGCCGGCCTGGCCGGGGAGGGCGCCGACCCCGTGATCGTGGACCTGTCGGCCGACCACCGCTTCGACGACGCCTGGTATTACGGGCTGCCGGAACTGACACGCAGCACGTATGCCGGGCAACGGCGCATCGCCAACCCGGGCTGCTACGCCAGCGCCATGCAGTTCGCCATCGCGCCGATGCTCGATGAGCTCGAAGGCGCCGTTCAGTGCTTCGGCGTGTCCGGGTTCTCGGGCGCCGGCACCTCGCCCTCCGACCGCAACGATCCCGGCAAGCTGCGCGACAACCTGATGCCCTACGCGCTGGTGGATCACCTGCACGAGCGCGAGGTCACACGTCACCTGGGCGCGCCGGTCGAGTTCATGCCGCACGTGGCGCCGCATTTCCGGGGCATCACGCTCACCGCCAACCTGCACCTGCGCACGCCGGTCACGCTGGACACCGTGCGTGCGCGCTACCACGCCCGCTATGCCGGCGAGCCGCTGCTGCGCGTGGTGGACGAAGCGCCGTGGGTGAGCGCGATCGCCGGCCGCCACGGCGTGGAGGTCGGCGGCTTCACGCTGTCGGCCGACGGGCGCCGCCTGGTGGTGGTGGCCACGCTCGACAACCTGCTCAAGGGCGCCGCCACCCAAGCGCTGCAGAACCTCAACCTCGCCTTCGGCTATCCCGAGACGCAAGGCATCCCGCTCGACTGA
- a CDS encoding acetylglutamate kinase has protein sequence MNATPAMQNVHRQTRQTIVRLLSGMGSAKEISQYLKRFSQLDAARFAVVKVGGAVLRDQLDELVSSLAFLQQVGLTPIVLHGAGPQLDEAMRDAGIEKRVVDNLRYTDAEGLAIVRRVMREENLRLVEALQAEGVRATSIQSGVFECAFLDRERYGLVGKVARVDTDGVGAAIKAGSIPVIASLGETAEGQIVNVNADWAANELIKTLQPYKIVFLTGTGGLLGADGELIDSINLSTEYDELLAQPWLHSGMRVKIEQIHDLLMALPHSSSVSITRPGELAKELFTHKGSGTLVRRGERVLRAERWDQLDLPRLRTLIESAFGRTLAHDYFERTPLLRAYVSEHYRTAVILTEVDGVPYLDKFAVLDDAQGEGLGRAVWQVMREETPRLFWRSRHDNAVNIFYYAESDGCYKQAKWKVFWYGLQAFPDIERAVAHCAVRQPTLLDPSRAPAAVRHG, from the coding sequence ATGAACGCAACGCCCGCCATGCAGAACGTCCACCGCCAGACCCGGCAGACCATCGTCCGCCTGCTGTCCGGAATGGGCAGCGCCAAGGAAATCAGCCAGTACCTGAAGCGCTTCTCGCAGCTCGATGCCGCACGCTTCGCGGTGGTCAAGGTGGGTGGCGCCGTGCTGCGCGACCAGCTCGACGAGCTGGTGTCGTCGCTGGCGTTCCTGCAGCAGGTCGGCCTGACGCCGATCGTGCTGCACGGCGCCGGGCCGCAGCTCGACGAAGCCATGCGCGATGCCGGCATCGAGAAGCGCGTGGTCGACAACCTGCGCTACACCGATGCCGAAGGCCTGGCGATCGTGCGCCGCGTGATGCGCGAGGAGAACCTGCGCCTGGTGGAGGCACTGCAGGCGGAGGGCGTGCGCGCCACGTCGATCCAGTCGGGCGTGTTCGAGTGCGCGTTCCTCGACCGCGAGCGCTATGGCCTGGTCGGCAAGGTCGCGCGCGTCGATACCGACGGCGTGGGTGCGGCGATCAAGGCCGGCTCGATCCCGGTGATCGCCTCGCTCGGCGAGACGGCGGAAGGCCAGATCGTCAACGTCAACGCCGACTGGGCCGCCAACGAACTCATCAAGACCCTGCAACCGTACAAGATCGTGTTCCTCACCGGCACCGGCGGCCTGCTTGGCGCCGACGGCGAGCTGATCGACTCGATCAACCTCAGCACCGAATACGACGAACTGCTGGCGCAGCCCTGGCTGCACTCCGGCATGCGGGTGAAGATCGAGCAGATCCACGACCTGCTGATGGCGCTGCCGCATTCGTCGTCGGTGTCGATCACGCGCCCCGGCGAGCTGGCCAAGGAGCTGTTCACCCACAAGGGCTCCGGCACCCTGGTGCGTCGCGGCGAGCGCGTGCTGCGCGCCGAACGCTGGGACCAGCTGGACCTGCCGCGGCTGCGCACGCTGATCGAATCGGCCTTCGGACGCACGCTGGCGCACGACTACTTCGAGCGCACGCCGCTGCTGCGCGCCTACGTCAGCGAGCACTACCGCACCGCGGTGATCCTCACCGAAGTGGACGGCGTGCCGTATCTCGACAAGTTCGCGGTGCTCGACGACGCGCAGGGCGAGGGCCTCGGGCGCGCGGTGTGGCAGGTGATGCGCGAGGAAACCCCGCGGCTGTTCTGGCGTTCGCGCCACGACAACGCGGTCAACATCTTCTATTACGCAGAGTCCGACGGCTGCTACAAGCAGGCCAAGTGGAAGGTGTTCTGGTACGGCCTGCAGGCGTTCCCGGACATCGAGCGCGCGGTGGCGCATTGCGCGGTGCGCCAGCCGACGCTGCTTGATCCCTCGCGTGCGCCAGCGGCGGTGCGTCATGGTTAA
- a CDS encoding acetylornithine deacetylase: MLDAVLRHLRALVAFDTRNPPRAIDSGGIFDYIRGQLPDFEVTVSDHGAGAVSLFARRGQPALLFNVHLDTVPDSPAWTADPHVLRVEDGRAIGLGACDIKGAAAALIAAAQASGGDAAFLFSSDEEANDPRCIAAFLASAHGFEDVLVAEPTGCEAVLAHRGIAAVQLRFHGEAGHASGAQALSASAVHKAMRWGVDALALAEGEAHQRFGGLTGLRFNIGRVEGGIKANVIAPAAEVRFGFRPLPSQDMEVLHARFAALAAEGSDYTPTFFGPSLPAGDVSAAEERRLAARDLADGLGLAIGNAVDFWTEASLFSAAGLNAIVYGPGHIAQAHTADEWVALDQLARYAGAVHAILSKAT, from the coding sequence CTGCTCGATGCCGTGCTGCGCCACCTGCGCGCGCTGGTGGCGTTCGACACCCGCAACCCGCCGCGCGCGATCGACAGCGGCGGGATCTTCGACTACATCCGCGGGCAGCTGCCGGATTTCGAGGTGACGGTCAGCGACCACGGCGCGGGCGCGGTGTCGCTGTTCGCCCGTCGCGGCCAGCCGGCGCTGCTGTTCAACGTGCACCTGGACACGGTGCCGGACTCGCCGGCATGGACCGCCGATCCGCACGTGCTGCGCGTCGAGGACGGGCGCGCGATCGGCCTCGGCGCCTGCGACATCAAGGGCGCGGCCGCGGCGCTGATCGCCGCGGCGCAGGCCAGCGGCGGCGATGCGGCGTTCCTGTTCTCCAGCGACGAGGAAGCCAACGACCCGCGCTGCATCGCCGCGTTCCTGGCATCCGCGCACGGCTTCGAAGACGTGCTGGTGGCCGAGCCGACCGGCTGCGAGGCGGTGCTCGCACACCGTGGCATCGCCGCGGTGCAGCTGCGCTTCCACGGCGAAGCCGGCCATGCATCGGGCGCGCAGGCGCTGTCCGCCAGCGCCGTGCACAAGGCGATGCGCTGGGGCGTGGACGCACTGGCGCTGGCTGAAGGCGAGGCCCACCAGCGGTTCGGCGGCCTGACCGGGCTGCGCTTCAACATCGGTCGCGTCGAGGGCGGCATCAAGGCCAACGTGATCGCGCCGGCAGCCGAGGTGCGCTTCGGCTTCCGCCCGCTGCCGTCGCAGGACATGGAGGTGCTGCACGCGCGCTTCGCCGCGCTGGCCGCGGAAGGCAGCGACTACACGCCCACGTTCTTCGGCCCCTCGCTGCCGGCCGGCGACGTGTCTGCCGCGGAAGAGCGCCGCCTGGCCGCACGCGACCTGGCCGACGGCCTGGGCCTCGCGATCGGCAACGCCGTCGATTTCTGGACCGAAGCCTCGCTGTTCTCCGCCGCCGGCCTCAACGCCATCGTCTACGGGCCCGGCCACATCGCCCAGGCGCATACCGCTGACGAATGGGTCGCGCTCGACCAGCTCGCACGCTACGCCGGCGCCGTGCACGCCATCCTCTCGAAGGCCACATGA
- a CDS encoding argininosuccinate synthase: MNTPETSKDIVLAFSGGLDTSFCVPWLKEQGWNVHTVFADTGGVDADERAFIEKRAAELGVASHVTIDGGPAIWDGFVKPFVWAGECYQGQYPLLVSDRYLIVDATLARARDLGTNAIAHGCTGMGNDQVRFDLAVKASGDFRIVAPIREIQKEHTQTRAYEQEYLAARGFGVRAKQRAYTINENLLGLTMSGGEIDRWEAPGEGARGWCAPRAAWPEQTLSVALRFVNGEAVAMDGEEMRGEMLLARLNTMFAPYGVGRGMYTGDTTIGLKGRIVYEAPGLTALLAAHRALEEAVLTKQQNRFKPDVARKWVELVYEGFFHDPLKTDLEAFLASSQATVNGEVVLETRGGRVDAVAVRSPHILNASGATYAQSADWGVEEAEGFIKLFGMSSTLWAEVNRQ; this comes from the coding sequence ATGAACACCCCCGAGACATCCAAAGACATCGTCCTCGCCTTCTCCGGCGGCCTCGACACCAGCTTCTGCGTGCCGTGGCTGAAGGAGCAGGGCTGGAACGTGCACACCGTGTTCGCCGACACCGGCGGCGTCGATGCCGACGAGCGTGCCTTCATCGAAAAGCGCGCCGCGGAGCTCGGCGTGGCCAGCCACGTCACGATCGATGGCGGTCCGGCGATCTGGGACGGCTTCGTGAAGCCGTTCGTATGGGCCGGCGAGTGCTACCAGGGCCAGTACCCGCTGCTGGTCTCCGACCGCTACCTGATCGTCGACGCCACCCTGGCGCGCGCCCGCGACCTCGGCACCAATGCCATCGCGCATGGCTGCACCGGCATGGGCAACGACCAGGTGCGCTTCGACCTGGCGGTGAAGGCTTCGGGTGATTTCCGCATCGTGGCGCCGATCCGCGAGATCCAGAAGGAACACACGCAGACCCGCGCCTACGAGCAGGAGTACCTGGCCGCGCGAGGCTTCGGCGTGCGCGCCAAGCAGCGCGCCTACACGATCAACGAGAACCTGCTCGGGCTGACCATGTCCGGCGGCGAGATCGACCGCTGGGAGGCCCCGGGCGAGGGTGCGCGCGGCTGGTGCGCGCCGCGCGCCGCATGGCCGGAGCAGACGCTGAGCGTGGCGCTGCGCTTCGTCAACGGCGAAGCCGTGGCCATGGACGGGGAGGAGATGCGCGGCGAAATGCTGCTGGCACGCCTCAACACCATGTTCGCGCCGTACGGCGTGGGCCGCGGCATGTACACCGGCGACACCACCATCGGCCTCAAGGGCCGCATCGTGTACGAGGCGCCGGGCCTGACCGCGCTGCTGGCCGCGCACCGCGCGCTGGAAGAAGCAGTGCTCACCAAGCAGCAGAACCGCTTCAAGCCCGACGTGGCGCGCAAGTGGGTGGAGCTGGTGTACGAAGGCTTCTTCCACGACCCGCTGAAGACCGATCTCGAGGCGTTCCTGGCCTCGTCGCAGGCGACCGTCAACGGCGAAGTGGTGCTGGAGACCCGCGGCGGCCGCGTCGACGCGGTGGCGGTGCGCTCGCCGCACATCCTCAATGCCAGCGGCGCGACCTACGCGCAGTCGGCCGACTGGGGCGTGGAGGAGGCCGAGGGCTTCATCAAGCTGTTCGGCATGAGCTCCACGCTGTGGGCGGAGGTCAACCGCCAGTGA
- a CDS encoding N-acetylornithine carbamoyltransferase, translating to MTPPIKPAPIKHFLNTQDWSRAELDAVLADAERMKRDRLGDAFKGKSIALLFFNPSLRTRTSFELGAFQLGGHAVVLQPGKDAWPIEFDLGTVMDGEAEEHIAEVARVLSRYVDMIGVRAFPKFVDWSLDREDRVLAGFAKYATVPVINMETITHPCQELAHALALQEHFGTRDLRGKKYVLTWTYHPKPLNTAVANSALTIATRMGMDVTLLCPTPEYVLDERYMGWAADNIAESGGSLTVSHDIDSAYAGADVVYAKSWGALPYFGNWAPEKPIRDQYRHFMVDEAKMARTNDAVFSHCLPLRRNIKATDAVMDSPRCIAVDEAGNRLHVQKAVMAALARQ from the coding sequence ATGACCCCACCGATCAAGCCCGCTCCAATCAAGCACTTCCTCAATACCCAGGACTGGAGCCGCGCCGAGCTCGACGCCGTGCTGGCCGACGCCGAGCGCATGAAGCGCGATCGCCTGGGTGACGCGTTCAAGGGCAAGTCGATCGCCCTGCTGTTCTTCAATCCCTCGCTGCGCACGCGCACCAGCTTCGAGCTCGGCGCGTTCCAGCTCGGCGGCCACGCGGTGGTGCTGCAGCCCGGCAAGGACGCCTGGCCGATCGAGTTCGACCTGGGCACGGTGATGGACGGCGAGGCCGAGGAGCACATCGCCGAGGTCGCGCGCGTGCTCAGCCGCTACGTCGACATGATCGGCGTGCGCGCGTTCCCGAAGTTCGTCGACTGGTCGCTGGACCGCGAGGACCGCGTGCTGGCCGGCTTCGCGAAGTACGCCACGGTGCCGGTGATCAACATGGAAACCATCACGCATCCCTGCCAGGAGCTGGCGCACGCGCTGGCGCTGCAGGAGCATTTCGGCACGCGCGACCTGCGCGGCAAGAAGTATGTCCTCACCTGGACCTACCACCCCAAGCCGCTGAACACGGCCGTCGCCAACTCGGCGCTGACCATCGCCACCCGGATGGGCATGGACGTGACTCTGCTGTGCCCCACGCCGGAGTACGTCCTGGACGAGCGCTACATGGGCTGGGCGGCCGACAACATCGCCGAGAGCGGCGGCTCGCTCACCGTCAGCCACGACATCGACAGCGCCTATGCCGGTGCCGACGTGGTGTACGCCAAGAGCTGGGGCGCGCTGCCGTACTTCGGCAACTGGGCGCCGGAGAAGCCGATCCGCGACCAGTACCGCCACTTCATGGTCGACGAGGCCAAGATGGCGCGCACCAACGATGCCGTCTTCAGCCACTGCCTGCCGCTGCGCCGCAACATCAAGGCCACGGATGCGGTGATGGATTCACCGCGCTGCATCGCCGTCGACGAGGCCGGCAACCGCCTGCACGTGCAGAAGGCGGTGATGGCGGCGCTGGCCAGGCAGTAA
- the cysS gene encoding cysteine--tRNA ligase, with product MTLRLFNSLTRRVEDFQPADPERTTMYVCGPTVYNYVHIGNARGPVVFDVLARLLRRRFGRLDYARNITDVDDKINAAAAEQGVPISAITDRFAAAYREDMAALGVAPPDIEPEATRHIPQIIAMVERLVAAGNAYAAEGHVLFAVASFDGYGKLSRRELEDMLAGARVEVAPYKRDPGDFVLWKPSTGDLPGWDSPWGHGRPGWHIECSAMAAAHLGETIDIHAGGVDLQFPHHENEIAQSECAHGGKPFARFWLHNGMLNFGGAKMSKSLGNIEKVHDLVRAHPPEALRHALMSAHYRQPLDWSDALVEQSVRTLDRLYGTLRDVDALAPADTAPDVATPDAVEAALDDDLNTPQALAELAAIAGNARVLRNAIGNGEASGNGPLLALATLGASLRAGGRVLGLLQQSPAAWFARGASGDDDARIQALVEERAAAKQARDFARADGIRDQLAGEGILLEDTPQGVRWKRA from the coding sequence ATGACCCTGCGACTGTTCAACAGCCTGACCCGGCGGGTCGAGGACTTCCAACCCGCGGATCCGGAGCGCACGACGATGTATGTCTGCGGGCCCACGGTCTACAACTACGTGCATATCGGCAACGCGCGCGGGCCGGTGGTGTTCGACGTGCTGGCGCGGCTGCTGCGCCGCCGTTTCGGCCGTCTGGACTACGCCCGCAACATCACCGACGTCGACGACAAGATCAACGCCGCCGCCGCCGAACAGGGCGTGCCGATCTCGGCCATCACCGACCGCTTCGCCGCCGCCTACCGCGAGGACATGGCCGCGCTGGGCGTGGCGCCGCCGGACATCGAGCCGGAGGCCACGCGCCACATCCCGCAGATCATCGCCATGGTCGAGCGCCTCGTTGCCGCAGGTAACGCGTATGCCGCCGAAGGCCACGTGCTGTTCGCGGTCGCAAGCTTCGATGGCTACGGCAAGCTCTCGCGCCGCGAGCTCGAGGACATGCTCGCCGGCGCCCGCGTTGAAGTGGCCCCGTACAAGCGCGACCCGGGCGACTTCGTGCTGTGGAAGCCCTCCACCGGCGACCTGCCCGGCTGGGACTCGCCCTGGGGCCATGGCCGCCCGGGCTGGCACATCGAATGCTCGGCGATGGCAGCCGCCCACCTTGGCGAGACCATCGACATCCACGCCGGCGGCGTGGATCTGCAATTCCCGCACCACGAAAACGAGATCGCGCAGAGCGAGTGCGCGCACGGCGGCAAGCCGTTCGCACGATTCTGGCTGCACAACGGCATGCTCAACTTCGGCGGCGCCAAGATGTCGAAGTCGCTGGGCAACATCGAGAAGGTCCACGACCTGGTGCGCGCGCACCCGCCAGAAGCGCTGCGCCATGCACTGATGTCGGCGCACTACCGGCAGCCGCTGGACTGGTCGGATGCGCTGGTCGAACAGAGCGTGCGCACCCTGGACCGGCTGTACGGCACGCTGCGCGACGTCGACGCGCTGGCACCCGCGGACACGGCTCCGGACGTCGCGACTCCCGACGCGGTCGAAGCCGCGCTCGACGACGACCTCAACACCCCGCAGGCACTGGCCGAACTGGCCGCGATCGCCGGCAACGCGCGCGTGCTGCGCAACGCGATTGGCAATGGTGAAGCATCGGGCAACGGCCCCCTGCTGGCGCTGGCCACGCTCGGCGCCAGCCTGCGCGCCGGTGGCCGCGTGCTGGGCCTGCTGCAGCAGTCGCCGGCGGCGTGGTTCGCGCGCGGCGCGTCGGGCGATGACGACGCGCGCATCCAGGCGCTCGTCGAGGAGCGCGCCGCCGCCAAGCAGGCACGCGACTTCGCACGCGCGGACGGCATCCGCGACCAGTTGGCCGGCGAAGGCATCCTGCTCGAGGACACGCCGCAGGGCGTACGCTGGAAGCGCGCATGA
- a CDS encoding SufE family protein produces MNDTVFPLEATADEAQAAIRDEFAFFSDWSERYQYLIDLGRKLPPFPDALRTEEHRLLGCQSMVWIVPSGDATRLDFAAASDSAIVSGLVFLALRVYAGRSAAEILASEPGYIADIGLAKHLSPTRSNGLAALLAVIRDTAQRAQA; encoded by the coding sequence ATGAACGACACCGTATTCCCGCTCGAAGCCACCGCCGACGAGGCACAGGCCGCGATCCGCGACGAGTTCGCGTTCTTCAGCGACTGGTCGGAGCGTTACCAGTACCTGATCGACCTCGGCCGCAAGCTGCCGCCGTTCCCGGACGCACTGCGCACCGAGGAGCACCGGCTGCTCGGCTGCCAGTCGATGGTGTGGATCGTGCCGTCCGGCGACGCCACGCGGCTGGATTTCGCCGCGGCCAGTGACTCGGCCATCGTCTCCGGCCTGGTGTTCCTGGCGCTGCGCGTCTACGCCGGCCGCAGCGCAGCCGAGATCCTGGCCAGCGAGCCGGGCTATATCGCCGACATCGGGCTGGCGAAGCATCTTTCGCCGACCCGCAGCAACGGACTGGCCGCGCTGCTTGCCGTGATCCGCGATACCGCGCAGCGCGCGCAGGCGTGA
- a CDS encoding MFS transporter: MRNRSFRGLMAYRICNILSYQMVAVTVGWHVYELTRDPWMLGLIGLAELLPYFCVAPFAGYLVDHLPRRRLGMFACIGLALTPIALALIAAGVLGQVHVGWIYAAVALTGAVRAFLGPVYNALFARVLPRTQFARGASVGSIVFQSAMVLGPAAGGLIVGLAGKSAAYAVAAGFALMAALAVGRLKVTEPAITLQGAPIFASIAEGARFVFSHQILLAALALDMFAVLFGGAISLAPAFIKEILHYGPEGLGILRSAPALGAVAMGVWLARRPPTRNAGRILLFAVAGFGICIIGFGLSTAFWLSAFFLLMSGVCDGVSVVLRSTILQLATPDAMRGRVSSINGLFVGSSNELGAFYAGSMGRLLGLVPAVVLGGCVTMTVAAVTAWRAPRLRRLDMRELT; encoded by the coding sequence CTGCGCAACCGCTCCTTCCGCGGGCTGATGGCCTACCGGATCTGCAACATCCTGTCCTACCAGATGGTCGCGGTGACGGTGGGCTGGCATGTCTATGAGCTCACGCGCGACCCGTGGATGCTCGGCCTGATCGGCCTGGCGGAACTGCTGCCGTACTTTTGCGTGGCGCCGTTCGCGGGGTACCTGGTGGACCATCTGCCGCGCCGCAGGCTTGGCATGTTCGCCTGCATCGGCCTGGCGCTGACGCCGATCGCACTGGCATTGATCGCCGCCGGCGTGCTCGGCCAGGTGCACGTCGGCTGGATCTACGCCGCGGTCGCACTGACCGGCGCGGTGCGCGCGTTCCTCGGCCCGGTCTACAACGCGCTGTTCGCGCGGGTGCTGCCACGCACCCAGTTCGCACGCGGCGCGAGCGTGGGTTCGATCGTGTTCCAGTCCGCGATGGTGCTGGGGCCGGCAGCTGGCGGGTTGATCGTCGGCCTGGCCGGCAAGTCCGCGGCCTATGCCGTTGCGGCCGGCTTTGCGCTGATGGCCGCGCTGGCCGTCGGCCGACTGAAGGTGACCGAGCCCGCGATCACCCTGCAGGGCGCGCCGATCTTTGCCAGCATCGCCGAAGGCGCGCGCTTCGTGTTCTCGCACCAGATCCTGCTGGCCGCGCTGGCGCTGGACATGTTCGCGGTGCTGTTTGGCGGCGCGATCTCGCTTGCGCCCGCCTTCATCAAGGAAATCCTGCACTACGGCCCGGAAGGCCTCGGGATCCTGCGCAGCGCGCCGGCGCTGGGTGCTGTAGCGATGGGCGTGTGGCTGGCGCGACGGCCACCGACGCGCAACGCCGGGCGCATCCTGCTGTTCGCGGTGGCCGGCTTCGGCATCTGCATCATCGGTTTCGGGCTGTCGACCGCGTTCTGGCTGTCGGCGTTCTTCCTGCTGATGTCCGGAGTCTGCGACGGCGTGTCGGTCGTGCTGCGCTCGACCATCCTGCAGCTGGCTACGCCCGACGCGATGCGCGGCCGGGTGTCGTCCATCAACGGCCTGTTCGTGGGCTCGTCGAACGAACTGGGCGCGTTCTACGCCGGCTCCATGGGCCGCCTGCTCGGCCTGGTGCCGGCGGTGGTGCTGGGCGGCTGCGTGACCATGACCGTGGCGGCGGTCACTGCGTGGCGCGCGCCGCGGTTGCGGCGCCTGGACATGCGCGAGCTGACGTAA
- the dksA gene encoding RNA polymerase-binding protein DksA, translating to MAVKKTVKKAAKAAKPAAKKAAKKAAKAAPKTLAAKKPVAKKPVAKKAVAKKATKPAAKKTVNKPVAKSAAKKVVAKKPAAKKSVAKTAPKKVAVKKTVKTAAKPAVKKVVAKKAAAKKVVTKAPAAKAAPKKAIASAPVAKKAAATPSKPTVKKSVAPVAKAPVSKAPVTRAVAAAQPVVQKSATKASAKAATKVAPAAKPTPARPAGKVAVAITNRPPAAPAPKTRYKVVPYKTDEANGRPIVPEGYKPGADEEYMSPLQLEYFRKRLAEWRADLVEESKQTIENLKDEVRDVGDDAERATRETENSLELRTRDRYRKLIGKIDSTLKRVDSGEYGYSVDSGEEIGLDRLEARLTAERTIDEQERWEHLRKQIGD from the coding sequence GTGGCAGTGAAGAAGACAGTCAAGAAGGCCGCCAAGGCCGCCAAGCCCGCAGCGAAGAAGGCCGCGAAGAAGGCTGCCAAGGCCGCGCCGAAGACCCTTGCCGCCAAGAAGCCAGTTGCAAAGAAGCCGGTTGCGAAGAAGGCCGTTGCCAAGAAGGCAACGAAGCCGGCAGCGAAGAAGACCGTGAACAAGCCCGTGGCGAAGTCCGCCGCCAAGAAGGTCGTGGCAAAAAAGCCCGCGGCCAAGAAGTCCGTCGCCAAGACGGCCCCCAAGAAGGTTGCTGTGAAGAAGACTGTGAAAACTGCCGCAAAGCCGGCTGTCAAGAAAGTCGTGGCGAAAAAGGCTGCGGCAAAGAAAGTCGTGACGAAGGCGCCTGCGGCCAAGGCTGCACCGAAGAAGGCGATTGCCAGTGCACCGGTGGCGAAGAAGGCCGCCGCAACCCCGTCGAAGCCGACTGTGAAGAAGTCCGTTGCACCGGTGGCCAAGGCCCCGGTGAGCAAGGCTCCGGTGACCAGGGCGGTAGCAGCGGCCCAGCCCGTCGTCCAGAAGTCGGCGACCAAGGCGTCCGCCAAGGCCGCGACCAAGGTTGCACCTGCGGCCAAGCCCACGCCTGCGCGTCCAGCCGGCAAGGTCGCGGTGGCGATCACCAACCGTCCGCCGGCCGCCCCGGCGCCCAAGACCCGCTACAAGGTCGTGCCCTACAAGACCGACGAGGCCAACGGGCGCCCGATCGTCCCGGAGGGCTACAAGCCTGGCGCGGACGAGGAGTACATGAGCCCGTTGCAGCTCGAGTATTTCCGCAAGCGCCTCGCGGAATGGCGCGCCGACCTGGTGGAAGAGTCCAAGCAGACCATCGAGAACCTCAAGGACGAAGTGCGCGACGTCGGCGACGACGCCGAGCGTGCCACGCGCGAAACCGAGAACTCGCTCGAACTGCGCACCCGCGACCGCTACCGCAAGCTGATCGGCAAGATCGACAGCACGCTCAAGCGCGTGGATTCCGGCGAATACGGCTACAGCGTCGATTCCGGCGAGGAAATCGGCCTGGATCGCCTCGAGGCGCGCCTCACCGCCGAGCGTACGATCGACGAGCAGGAGCGCTGGGAGCACCTGCGCAAGCAGATCGGCGACTGA
- the yidD gene encoding membrane protein insertion efficiency factor YidD — MINRLLIALLRVYKRWLSPLLGPRCRFAPSCSEYAMQALASHGTLRGGWLAVRRVGRCHPLNPGGHDPVPPRRKERPG, encoded by the coding sequence GTGATCAATCGTCTCCTCATTGCGCTGCTGCGCGTTTACAAACGCTGGCTCAGCCCGCTGCTCGGGCCACGTTGCCGGTTCGCGCCAAGCTGTTCCGAGTACGCCATGCAGGCCTTGGCCAGCCACGGGACACTCCGTGGCGGCTGGCTTGCGGTCCGGCGCGTCGGCCGCTGCCACCCACTCAATCCCGGCGGGCACGACCCCGTGCCGCCGCGGCGCAAGGAGCGTCCTGGATGA